The region CTGATACTGTTGTAAATTTCAGAATGGATTATTTTAATTCAGCCTCAGCAAAGCAAATTATGGATATTTTAACTTGCTTTGAAAAGGTCTATCAAAAAGGTAATGACGTGCTGATACGTTGGCATTTTGCTAGTGATGATGAAGATATGGAAGATGCCGGAGCTTCCTACGAAGGAATAGTCGACCTCCCTATTGAACTTATTGCATACTAAATTTATAACATTACTGTTTTTGGTTACTCAACTAACTAAAAACAAACTCAACAGACAAATTCTCACGTTCTGTATAAATCTTTAAAGCAATATTGTAATAAAAACTACAGCTTTGAAAGAGAAAGTGATACTTGCCTTATTTTTAATGTTTTTCAGTACTTGCATCTTTG is a window of Bacteroidales bacterium DNA encoding:
- a CDS encoding DUF1987 domain-containing protein, which encodes MEPLYIEGTDESPEIILDKSAGNFEFKGKSLPEDVKAFYNPVLEWLDGYIANPNPDTVVNFRMDYFNSASAKQIMDILTCFEKVYQKGNDVLIRWHFASDDEDMEDAGASYEGIVDLPIELIAY